One Glycine max cultivar Williams 82 chromosome 3, Glycine_max_v4.0, whole genome shotgun sequence DNA window includes the following coding sequences:
- the LOC100794930 gene encoding transcription factor bHLH106, with amino-acid sequence MHHFAFAMDNSHLLQFLPNTTTSTNNTPFFHHAPPHTHSTFSTNSSNNTSSYPFHLSQITETPSHHDRALAAMKNHKEAEKRRRERINSHLDQLRTLLPCNSKTDKASLLAKVVQRVKELKQQTSEITELETVPSETDEITVLATTGGDYASGGDDGRLIFKASLCCEDRSDLIPDLIEILNSLHLKTLKAEMATLGGRTRNVLIVAADKEHSIESIHFLQNSLKSLLDRSSSGDRSKRRRGLDRRLMS; translated from the exons ATGCACCACTTCGCCTTTGCCATGGACAACTCTCACCTCCTCCAATTCCTTCCCAACACCACCACTTCCACCAACAACACCCCCTTCTTCCACCATGCACCACCACACACTCACTCCACCTTCTCTACTAATTCCTCCAATAATACTAGTTCCTACCCCTTCCACCTCTCCCAAATTACCGAAACACCCTCCCACCATGATAGAGCCCTCGCTGCCATGAAGAACCACAAGGAAGCTGAGAAGAGAAGGAGGGAGAGAATCAACTCCCACCTCGACCAGCTTCGCACTCTTCTCCCTTGCAATTCCAAG ACAGACAAGGCTTCGCTTTTGGCGAAGGTTGTTCAGCGGGTGAAGGAGTTGAAGCAACAAACATCCGAGATCACCGAGCTCGAAACCGTCCCGTCGGAGACTGACGAGATCACGGTGCTCGCCACCACCGGAGGGGATTACGCCTCCGGTGGTGACGACGGGAGGCTCATCTTCAAGGCCTCGCTGTGCTGCGAGGACCGCTCTGACCTCATCCCGGACCTCATAGAAATCCTCAACTCGCTTCACCTCAAAACCCTCAAAGCCGAAATGGCAACTCTCGGAGGAAGAACTCGCAACGTTCTCATCGTCGCTGCTGACAAAGAACACAGCATTGAATCCATCCACTTCCTTCAGAACTCGCTCAAGTCCCTTCTAGACCGGTCCAGTTCCGGCGACAGGTCGAAACGACGCCGTGGCTTAGACCGAAGACTAATGTCTTAA
- the LOC100820506 gene encoding auxin efflux carrier component 1-like has product MITLWDLYHVLTAVVPLYVAMILAYGSVKWWKIFTPDQCSGINRFVALFAVPLLSFHFISTNNPYAMNYKFIAADSLQKAIVLAVLLVWSRTSSRGSLEWSITLFSLSTLPNTLVMGIPLLKGMYGDASGTLMVQIVVLQCIIWYTLMLFLFEYRGARLLIVEQFPDTAASIISFKVDSDIISLDGKEPLQTEAEVGDDGKLHVTVRKSASSRSEIFSRRSHGPNSVSLTPRPSNLTNAEIYSLQSSRNPTPRGSSFNHTDFYSMVNGKNNNNNNNNVSMSPRQSNFGGFDEESGGGVRVNGGAGVGGYPGPANAGIFSPVAAKKKGGESGGGGKDLHMFVWSSSASPVSEGGIHVFRGGGGDYGSDQLPVGGVAHQKDYDEFGHDEFSFGNRTVANGVDKEGPVLSKLGSSSTAELRPKAQGEAKPTSMPPTSVMTRLILIMVWRKLIRNPNTYSSLFGLTWSLISFKWNVVMPAIVAKSISILSDAGLGMAMFSLGLFMALQPKIIACGNSVASFAMAVRFLTGPAVMAVASIVVGLRGVLLHIAIVQAALPQGIVPFVFAKEYNVHPDILSTGVIFGMLIALPITLVYYILLGL; this is encoded by the exons ATGATAACTTTGTGGGACTTGTACCACGTTCTGACCGCGGTGGTGCCGCTCTACGTGGCGATGATCCTGGCCTACGGGTCCGTGAAGTGGTGGAAGATCTTCACCCCTGACCAATGCTCCGGCATAAACCGCTTCGTGGCACTCTTCGCAGTCCCACTCCTCTCCTTCCACTTCATCTCCACCAACAACCCTTATGCCATGAACTACAAGTTCATCGCCGCAGACTCGCTCCAGAAAGCCATAGTCCTCGCAGTGCTCTTGGTGTGGTCAAGAACTAGCTCAAGAGGCTCACTTGAATGGTCCATAacactcttctctctctcaacaCTCCCCAACACGTTGGTAATGGGTATCCCATTGCTGAAGGGGATGTACGGTGATGCCTCGGGAACACTCATGGTTCAGATTGTGGTGCTTCAGTGTATTATTTGGTACACCCTTATGCTGTTTTTGTTTGAGTATAGGGGCGCGAGGCTTCTTATAGTGGAGCAGTTTCCTGATACTGCGGCTTCGATTATTTCATTCAAGGTTGATTCGGATATTATTTCGTTGGATGGGAAGGAGCCGCTTCAGACGGAGGCGGAGGTTGGTGATGACGGGAAGCTTCATGTGACGGTGAGGAAGTCGGCGAGTTCGCGGTCGGAGATTTTCTCTAGGCGCTCTCATGGCCCCAACTCGGTGTCGTTGACTCCGAGGCCTTCGAATTTGACCAATGCGGAGATTTACTCGCTGCAGAGCTCGAGGAACCCGACTCCGAGAGGCTCGAGTTTTAACCACACGGATTTTTACTCCATGGTGAATGgtaagaacaacaacaacaacaacaacaacgtgaGTATGAGTCCGAGGCAGAGTAATTTTGGAGGCTTTGATGAAGAAAGTGGTGGGGGTGTGAGGGTGAATGGTGGTGCTGGTGTAGGTGGGTACCCTGGGCCTGCGAATGCGGGGATTTTTTCTCCGGTGGCGGCGAAGAAGAAGGGTGGTGAGAGTGGTGGTGGAGGGAAGGATCTCCACATGTTTGTGTGGAGTTCGAGTGCTTCGCCGGTGTCGGAAGGTGGAATCCATGTCTTCAGAGGTGGTGGTGGGGATTATGGGAGTGACCAGCTTCCTGTTGGTGGGGTGGCTCACCAGAAAG ATTATGATGAGTTTGGTCACGATGAGTTTAGCTTCGGGAACAGAACCGTTGCTAATGGGGTTGACAAGGAAGGGCCAGTGCTTTCAAAGCTTGGCTCGAGTTCCACAGCTGAGCTTCGCCCTAAAGCTCAAGGTGAAGCCAAACCTACTTCCATGCCACCAACAAGTGTTATGACAAGGCTCATTTTGATTATGGTTTGGAGGAAGCTGATTAGGAACCCCAACACATATTCCAGCCTCTTTGGTCTCACTTGGTCTTTGATCTCATTCAA ATGGAATGTTGTTATGCCAGCAATTGTTGCTAAATCGATATCAATTTTATCTGATGCTGGTCTTGGGATGGCAATGTTTAGCCTTG GGTTATTCATGGCATTGCAGCCAAAGATTATTGCGTGTGGAAACTCGGTTGCTTCCTTTGCTATGGCAGTTCGTTTTCTTACTGGTCCTGCAGTCATGGCTGTTGCTTCAATCGTAGTAGGGCTCAGGGGAGTTCTGTTGCACATTGCTATCGTACAG GCTGCTCTGCCTCAAGGGATTGTTCCTTTTGTGTTTGCTAAGGAATATAACGTTCATCCTGACATACTAAGCACGGG GGTTATATTTGGGATGCTAATTGCTCTTCCTATTACTCTAGTTTACTACATTTTGCTTGGACTTTGA